A window of Cloacibacillus sp. An23 contains these coding sequences:
- a CDS encoding ABC transporter permease: MKFLFERVFLPCAAPLLVLAIWEVIAVELKNDVVLPTVGQVWTIFMHPNKDLLRLGSLMQNLGMSSIRVFCGYAAGLVLALPLGILMGHYKKVNRFMTPLVEILRPMPPLAWIPLVLAWFGVASFATMLGVEEGEWYVFLNNIKFSMLIIIFIGAFFPILLNTVYGVSSVRSTLIDSARVLGASERDIFLKILLPAAAPSIVTGMRLGLGVAWMCLVAAEMMPGSISGIGYVITHAYTVARTDIVIAGMVSIGAVGLALDAAFRYFEAKCFAWQRLSR, from the coding sequence ATGAAATTTCTTTTTGAGAGGGTTTTTCTGCCGTGCGCCGCGCCGCTGCTCGTGCTCGCGATATGGGAGGTCATAGCCGTAGAGCTTAAAAACGACGTCGTGCTTCCGACCGTCGGACAGGTCTGGACTATCTTTATGCATCCGAACAAAGATCTGCTCCGCCTCGGCTCACTGATGCAGAACCTCGGCATGAGCTCGATCCGCGTGTTCTGCGGTTACGCCGCGGGGCTCGTCCTCGCCCTGCCGCTCGGCATACTTATGGGACATTACAAAAAGGTCAACCGCTTTATGACTCCGCTCGTGGAGATCCTCCGCCCGATGCCGCCGCTCGCGTGGATACCGCTCGTCCTCGCGTGGTTCGGCGTAGCCAGCTTCGCGACGATGCTCGGCGTAGAAGAGGGCGAATGGTACGTCTTTCTCAACAACATCAAATTTTCGATGCTCATCATTATTTTCATAGGCGCCTTTTTCCCGATACTGCTCAACACGGTCTACGGCGTTTCGAGCGTGCGCTCCACGCTGATAGATTCCGCTCGCGTCCTCGGGGCATCCGAACGCGACATATTTTTGAAGATACTGCTCCCGGCGGCGGCCCCGTCGATAGTGACGGGCATGAGGCTCGGCCTCGGCGTCGCATGGATGTGCCTCGTAGCCGCCGAGATGATGCCGGGCAGCATCTCCGGCATCGGCTACGTCATAACGCACGCCTACACAGTGGCGCGCACGGACATAGTCATAGCCGGCATGGTCAGCATAGGCGCCGTGGGCCTCGCGCTCGACGCGGCCTTCCGGTACTTCGAGGCGAAATGCTTCGCGTGGCAGAGGCTTTCAAGATGA
- a CDS encoding ABC transporter substrate-binding protein, protein MKKLLSLMAAALVLAFAAPLFAGDVPVIRASYTMTTHQQAFMVAMAEGENFKDLGVWLKPVVPKEKFDLYDNGKKVARLEVVVTKSGSEATTLFAQGHLDLTTNSFPAMLSGIDSGAKIKVIAPLQSDAIAMVARNDIDVKGWDGFEKYVKESKRPVTVGYHSPTSAPKIVFEAAMAQSNLRVTGDANATKEQADIVMMDLKGIPNVIPAMVAKQVEFAVIPAPTPEVVEAKGQGHIVLQLKELPPAGEWADFPCCCIAASDKAIAEEPEALRSFVKLMTVSSEWCLANKEEAAKATGDWLGVEPEVISKAVMGLSTTVTPTWMKNASLYPDILNELGQLTGSLKGKKLADVQDQVFDFRFTKSAR, encoded by the coding sequence ATGAAGAAGTTGCTCTCTTTGATGGCGGCGGCGCTCGTACTCGCCTTCGCCGCTCCGTTGTTCGCCGGGGACGTTCCGGTCATCCGTGCGAGCTACACGATGACGACGCACCAGCAGGCTTTTATGGTCGCGATGGCCGAGGGCGAGAATTTCAAGGATCTCGGCGTATGGCTCAAGCCCGTGGTGCCGAAGGAGAAGTTCGACCTCTACGACAACGGCAAGAAGGTCGCGCGCCTTGAGGTCGTCGTTACGAAGAGCGGCTCCGAGGCCACGACGCTTTTCGCGCAGGGGCACCTCGACCTCACGACGAACTCATTCCCCGCGATGCTCTCCGGCATAGACAGCGGCGCGAAGATAAAAGTCATAGCCCCGCTTCAGTCGGACGCCATCGCGATGGTGGCGCGCAACGACATCGACGTTAAGGGCTGGGACGGCTTCGAGAAGTACGTCAAGGAGTCGAAGCGTCCCGTGACCGTCGGCTACCACTCCCCGACGAGCGCCCCTAAGATAGTCTTCGAGGCCGCCATGGCGCAGTCAAACCTCCGCGTGACCGGCGACGCGAACGCGACGAAGGAGCAGGCCGACATAGTTATGATGGACCTCAAAGGCATCCCGAACGTCATCCCCGCGATGGTCGCGAAGCAGGTCGAGTTCGCCGTCATCCCCGCGCCGACTCCCGAAGTGGTAGAGGCGAAGGGACAGGGACATATCGTGCTCCAGCTTAAAGAGCTTCCGCCGGCGGGCGAATGGGCGGACTTCCCATGCTGCTGCATAGCCGCCAGCGACAAGGCGATAGCCGAAGAGCCCGAAGCGCTGCGCTCCTTCGTGAAGCTCATGACCGTGAGCAGTGAGTGGTGCCTCGCCAATAAGGAAGAGGCGGCCAAGGCCACCGGCGACTGGCTCGGCGTAGAGCCCGAGGTCATCTCGAAGGCCGTTATGGGACTCTCCACGACCGTCACTCCGACGTGGATGAAGAACGCCTCGCTCTATCCCGACATCCTCAACGAGCTCGGACAGCTCACCGGCTCTCTCAAGGGCAAGAAGCTCGCCGACGTTCAGGACCAGGTATTCGACTTCCGCTTCACGAAGTCCGCAAGGTAA